The following are from one region of the Nitrospirota bacterium genome:
- a CDS encoding CinA family protein, translating to MKNRARDAVMEVHRAFKERGGTLAVAESCTGGLLAHWLTEVAGASSFFLGGVVAYAEGMKTRVLGVPGASIEERGVVSEECARLMAEGVRALAGADYALGTTGNLGPDALEGKPRGLIYVAASAPGETRARELRLGGSRHQNKEEAALAALELLLTLIEAHG from the coding sequence ATGAAAAACAGGGCGAGAGACGCGGTGATGGAGGTCCATCGGGCCTTCAAGGAGCGGGGCGGGACGCTGGCCGTGGCCGAGTCCTGCACCGGGGGGCTCCTGGCCCACTGGCTCACCGAGGTGGCGGGGGCGAGCAGCTTTTTCCTGGGAGGGGTGGTCGCCTACGCAGAGGGGATGAAGACGCGCGTGCTGGGCGTCCCCGGGGCGAGCATCGAGGAGCGGGGCGTGGTGAGCGAGGAGTGCGCCCGGCTGATGGCCGAGGGGGTGCGGGCCCTGGCCGGGGCGGACTACGCCCTGGGTACGACGGGCAACCTGGGCCCCGATGCCCTGGAGGGCAAGCCCCGCGGGCTTATCTACGTGGCCGCCTCCGCCCCGGGGGAGACCCGGGCGAGGGAGCTACGGCTCGGAGGCTCCCGGCACCAGAACAAGGAAGAGGCGGCACTGGCCGCCCTCGAGCTTCTCCTTACGCTCATCGAGGCCCATGGCTAA